Below is a window of Mycobacterium dioxanotrophicus DNA.
TGATTCTGCGGCGGCGGGGGCTGGCCGTTGTCCGGCGGATACCCGCCAGACCGGCGGTCGTAAGGGTCGGACATGGCCTTACAGTCCGAGCGCTTTGGCCTTGGCGGCGTCGTAGTCGGCCTGGGTGATCAGGCCCTGATCGAGCATGCTCTTGTACTGGGCGAGTTTCGCCACCGGGTCGTCGCCGGCCGGTGCCTGCTGCGGCGGGTTCTGCGGAGGAGGGCCCTGCTGTTGGTAGCCCTGCTGCGGATATTGCTGTTGATAACCCTGCTGCCCTTGCTGCGGGTACTGCTGTTGGTAGCCCTGCTGTGGATAGCCCTGCTGCGGCGGGGGCACCTGCTGGTACGGCGCAGGTCCCGGAGGCTGTTGCAGGCCGCCCATCGCGCCGCCCGCGGCGTTCATGCCCATGCCCATCATCGCGATTCCGGCAGCACCACCGCCGTTTTCGCCCGCGGCCTGCATGCCGCGCGCGACCGACTGCTGCAGGAACGAGTTGCCACGCGAACCGCTCAGGGCATCGGCCTTCTTGACGTCCGACAGCAGCCGACGGGTGTCCTCGTCGTACTCGATCGAGGCGATCGCGACGTTGACGATCGTGATGCCGCGCCCGCTGGTCCATCGGTAGGCACTGTCGACGGCCGCCGAGAGCGACTGCGCGAAACCGATCGAGTCGCCCTGGATGCGCGCCATCCGATTGCCCTTGCTCGGGTCGTTCGTATAGTGCGAGAACGCCGGCGCGAGCGACGACACCACCTCGTTGAAGAGTTGGGTGGCCGCGTCATTGTCGAAATCGGTGAAGTCGAAGACCTGACCGCCGGCCTGCAGGTAGGTCAACGGCACGAATTGCGTGGCGAACAGGACCGGGTCGATGATGCGCATGGTGTAGGTGCCGCGGGTGATGGCACCCACCTGGGCGCCGAGATAGGCGTCGTCCCAATAGATCTCCGACTGCGTACCGAAGCGGTTGTTGGGCAGCTCACGCAGGTTCACATAGAACACGAGCTGCTGGCTACCGGGCTGGCCGCCGAACTTGAAGCGCTCGAACGACTGGGTGACGAGCGAGCTGACGATGCCGTTTCCGGCGAAGACCGACTGTGAGTTGATGTCATCGGAACGCCACTCGTAGCCACCGGGCTGAGCGATGAAGCCCGTGATCTTGCCGTCCTGGAACGTCAGCAGGCCGGTGCCCTCGGGGACGACGATCTTCGATCCGTTGCTGATGATGTTCTGCGACCCACGGGTGTTGGAGCCACGGCCGGCGTTCTGTCCGACCGGAACGCCGGGGAAGATCGCTGCCGTCGGGGCGACCTGCGGCGGAACGACGAAGTCTTTCCACTGGTCAGCGAGCGTCCCGCCGAAGGCGCCTGCGAAAGCCTGAATGAATCCCACGATTGGCGCTCCTTAGACCTCGCAGCGATCCGACAGCAGGAGCTGTCAATCGCCTCGACGGAGAGGGCATTTGCCCTTGGCTGGCAGCCACAGCGTACCCGCGTAAACCCTTCGGACAGGGCGGTCTTGGGGGCACACCCTTTGCCCTGCGGGGCACATTCTTCGCCGGTGGTCGTGATCGAAGACCGGGTTCGGGTACGTGCCCGGCGCGCGCGGGTCAGTTGCGGCGATCGTCGACGTTGAGCTGGCCGAGCATGTACCGCACGCAGTTGTCCACCTTGGTCCGCCACGCCTCCACGGCCCGCGCCGGGTCCTGGCTGCGGATCTCATCGATGATCCGCTGATCGTCGGCGATGATCTCCGCGGTCGGATACCGGTAATCGAGGCCGAGGATCGAGATGAACAGCCGCACCTGGGCGGTGAGCTGCACGAACATCCAGCTGATTCGCGGCATCCCGGCGGCCAGGGCCAGTTGGTCCTGCAGATCCATGTCCAGGGCGTAGGTCTCGGCGTCGAGCCGGTGCTCGGCGCACACCGAGATGCGGGCCAGCGTGGTGTCCACGTACGCCGGCGGCGAGATCCGCTGCAAGGCCATGGTCCGCACCAGCGCCGTGCCCAGCAGACCGCGCGCCGTGTACGTCTCGATCACGTCGCGAGGGGTGGGCGCGGGCAACCACAGGTGGCCCGCACGGCGGTCGAGGATCGCCTGGTCGGCCAGGTAGTTCAGCACCTCGCTGGTGCGCGGCCGCGACAGCCCCGACAGGCCCGAGATCAAGCGGACCGAGATCGCTTCGCCGGGTCTCACCCCGCCGTCGGCGATCGCCGAGCACATGGCAGCCACGGTGTCGGAGATGTCCTGGACCGAGGCCGGCGCGGCGGGCATCGGTTCGGGCGGCGGTGTCGCGCGGGGCAGACCGCGGCTCCAGGTGAACGTCCACGGCTCCTCGCCGCTCGCCGTCGCCGCGGCGTCACGGATCCGCAGTTGCAGCGCGCGCAGCTCGCGCAGCTGGGTGGGTGCGATACGCGCGGCGAGATGGTGCAGCTGAGCCGGCCACTCCGGCCCGGGCCGGACCAGTACCGTCACCGTCGGATGCCGGGTGAGCCAGCGCCGGGCAGACGAATCCAGCGGCTGGTCCACTACCAGCGTCACGGGCGCCTCGGGCAGCCACTCCCGTTCCGCGCGCCGCAGCAGCGCGAACGCGTCACCGTCGGGGGTGGTCCCGGCGTCGTCCGCGCGCGAACGACGAAGCAGCGCCGCGCACAACACCGTCTCGACGGCATCGGTCAGAACCGCCGATGGTTCCGCCCCGGTCGACTCGCCCGTCTCGCGTTCAAAGCCGAGCGTGCAGCCGCGGGGGCCGATATCGACGTAGCTCAGGATCAGCGTCTTCTCGCCGACATCCAGGCCGGTGACAGGCGGGAAGTGCTGGCGGCGGATCCGGCTCACCGTCGCCTGGCTGACCCCGGTCACCTCGGCCACGGCGCGCGTGGTCCACCGGTCGCGACCATCCGGTGGCGCGGTGAGTGAGCAACCGAGTACCGCACGCAGCATGTCGTCGGTCACGGTCGGGCGGCCCTGCGGCGGAGTGACGGCCAGCAGCGCATCCACTCCGCCGTGCCGGTACGTGCGCCACCACCGACTCACCGACGTGGTGCTGACCGATGCGCGCCGCGCCGCCTCGGTGACGCCCATCTCGGCGCAGTCGAGAACCACCCGGGCTCGCACGCCCTGACCATGGGAAACCTGGCGTGATCGGGTGATCCGCAACAGTTCCGCCCGGTCTTCGCGAGAAAGGCGATGCGCGTCGTCCGCCATGCTGCAACCACAACTTTCCTGTGAATCAATCTGGATCAGATCCCTCACACAGACTAGTCCGTGGTGATTTGCATCACGCATCGTACTTCCAGTGGTTCCGCGCGTACCGCGGCGAAGGGAGTTCGAAA
It encodes the following:
- a CDS encoding SPFH domain-containing protein, whose protein sequence is MGFIQAFAGAFGGTLADQWKDFVVPPQVAPTAAIFPGVPVGQNAGRGSNTRGSQNIISNGSKIVVPEGTGLLTFQDGKITGFIAQPGGYEWRSDDINSQSVFAGNGIVSSLVTQSFERFKFGGQPGSQQLVFYVNLRELPNNRFGTQSEIYWDDAYLGAQVGAITRGTYTMRIIDPVLFATQFVPLTYLQAGGQVFDFTDFDNDAATQLFNEVVSSLAPAFSHYTNDPSKGNRMARIQGDSIGFAQSLSAAVDSAYRWTSGRGITIVNVAIASIEYDEDTRRLLSDVKKADALSGSRGNSFLQQSVARGMQAAGENGGGAAGIAMMGMGMNAAGGAMGGLQQPPGPAPYQQVPPPQQGYPQQGYQQQYPQQGQQGYQQQYPQQGYQQQGPPPQNPPQQAPAGDDPVAKLAQYKSMLDQGLITQADYDAAKAKALGL
- a CDS encoding FCD domain-containing protein, with translation MADDAHRLSREDRAELLRITRSRQVSHGQGVRARVVLDCAEMGVTEAARRASVSTTSVSRWWRTYRHGGVDALLAVTPPQGRPTVTDDMLRAVLGCSLTAPPDGRDRWTTRAVAEVTGVSQATVSRIRRQHFPPVTGLDVGEKTLILSYVDIGPRGCTLGFERETGESTGAEPSAVLTDAVETVLCAALLRRSRADDAGTTPDGDAFALLRRAEREWLPEAPVTLVVDQPLDSSARRWLTRHPTVTVLVRPGPEWPAQLHHLAARIAPTQLRELRALQLRIRDAAATASGEEPWTFTWSRGLPRATPPPEPMPAAPASVQDISDTVAAMCSAIADGGVRPGEAISVRLISGLSGLSRPRTSEVLNYLADQAILDRRAGHLWLPAPTPRDVIETYTARGLLGTALVRTMALQRISPPAYVDTTLARISVCAEHRLDAETYALDMDLQDQLALAAGMPRISWMFVQLTAQVRLFISILGLDYRYPTAEIIADDQRIIDEIRSQDPARAVEAWRTKVDNCVRYMLGQLNVDDRRN